Proteins encoded together in one Pantoea sp. CCBC3-3-1 window:
- the idnD gene encoding L-idonate 5-dehydrogenase, translating to MQQKTVNAVIVNAAHDVRCESREIEWNAQQVLVKVERGGICGSDIHYFQHGRAGMSVLKAPMILGHEFVGIIEQVPENSDLKVGQRVAINPSQPCQLCALCQEGKQNLCRSMRFMGSAQFFPHVNGGFAQYVGVNPVQCVPYSDGADAKVMAFAEPLAVCIHAVRQAGDLTGKRVLVTGAGPIGCLVIAAALASGATEVVATDISERCRQLANEMGASAALDPRDEQQTDLWAENGGSFDVCFEASGAGAAVASLVAFTRPGGIIVQLGMGAAEVNYPIGPLLVKEIQLRGSFRFTSEFTTAVRWLEQGKINPLPLLSAEMPMQDAARALELAADKESAAKVQLIFF from the coding sequence ATGCAGCAAAAAACAGTGAACGCGGTGATCGTCAATGCCGCACATGATGTGCGTTGTGAGTCACGGGAAATTGAGTGGAACGCGCAGCAAGTGTTAGTCAAAGTTGAGCGTGGCGGGATTTGTGGCTCGGATATTCACTATTTCCAGCATGGCCGCGCGGGCATGTCGGTACTGAAAGCGCCGATGATTTTAGGCCATGAATTTGTTGGCATCATCGAGCAAGTACCAGAAAACAGCGACCTGAAGGTTGGCCAGCGCGTGGCGATCAATCCTTCCCAACCGTGCCAGCTGTGCGCGCTGTGTCAGGAAGGAAAACAAAACCTGTGCCGCTCAATGCGCTTTATGGGCAGCGCACAGTTTTTCCCACATGTTAACGGCGGATTTGCCCAATATGTTGGCGTCAATCCCGTGCAGTGCGTACCGTACAGCGACGGCGCAGATGCCAAAGTGATGGCCTTCGCCGAACCGCTGGCGGTGTGCATTCATGCGGTACGCCAGGCTGGCGATCTGACCGGCAAGCGCGTGCTGGTCACCGGCGCCGGACCGATCGGTTGTCTGGTCATCGCCGCGGCGCTGGCTTCGGGTGCCACCGAAGTAGTAGCAACCGACATCAGCGAGCGTTGCCGTCAGCTGGCGAACGAGATGGGTGCCAGCGCGGCGTTGGATCCGCGTGACGAGCAGCAAACCGACCTCTGGGCGGAAAATGGCGGCAGTTTTGATGTCTGCTTTGAAGCTTCAGGCGCAGGGGCGGCGGTGGCTTCGCTGGTTGCCTTTACGCGTCCGGGCGGCATTATCGTGCAGCTTGGCATGGGCGCGGCAGAAGTGAACTATCCCATCGGACCGCTGCTGGTCAAAGAGATACAGCTGCGTGGATCCTTCCGTTTCACCAGCGAGTTCACCACCGCGGTGCGCTGGCTTGAGCAAGGCAAAATCAATCCGCTGCCGCTGCTTTCGGCCGAAATGCCCATGCAGGATGCTGCACGCGCGCTGGAACTTGCAGCGGATAAAGAGAGCGCGGCTAAGGTGCAGCTGATTTTTTTTTAA
- a CDS encoding VOC family protein, translated as MTIRGIEHIGITVNCLKQAEDFFVNALNAVVLYRLAPPGDKDKEIAGENMHPLNGFPVDMKVTGLSMLRLANGCNIELFQTYPVADDHQANPANSGINHFSLYVDDINMAGEKMREHGAKMFEGPSDCFAQEKGKGNQTWFGMTTFGVLIELISLPSKLNYDVENTASRWIPAS; from the coding sequence ATGACAATCCGTGGCATAGAGCATATTGGCATCACTGTGAATTGCTTGAAGCAAGCAGAAGATTTTTTTGTTAATGCATTAAATGCTGTCGTGCTTTACCGGTTGGCTCCGCCGGGCGACAAAGATAAAGAGATTGCAGGCGAAAACATGCATCCTCTAAATGGTTTCCCTGTCGATATGAAAGTCACAGGCTTATCAATGTTGCGACTCGCCAACGGTTGCAATATTGAACTCTTTCAGACCTACCCCGTAGCAGATGATCATCAGGCTAACCCTGCGAATTCAGGCATAAACCATTTCTCGCTGTATGTTGATGATATCAACATGGCGGGTGAAAAAATGCGTGAACATGGCGCGAAAATGTTCGAAGGACCATCAGACTGCTTTGCTCAGGAAAAAGGCAAGGGAAACCAAACATGGTTTGGCATGACTACGTTCGGTGTTCTGATTGAATTAATCAGCCTTCCATCCAAGCTAAATTATGATGTTGAAAACACTGCCTCGCGATGGATCCCCGCCTCTTAA
- a CDS encoding L-dopachrome tautomerase-related protein, translating to MQRRQFISGSLAIICLTKSTFSFAKMISTPALERSFTSPWLANGIAISSSGATFINLPRFKGHFDSPGLARITLNGPVAFPGNQWNQWHAEDDGTNTLVNINACHIFNDDLVWVVDQGAPQGDKPKAGAAKLVAFDINSGEAKNIIRFDDNSLPDGGSPNDLRIHGELIYVTDSGLGGIIIHNLKSGHTIRRLSASVLLRKPYDLVQKGFKGRVLQDARGKRPEVHSDVIEVTADGEWLYYSTPTGPLYRIRTKYLLDNSYTDSMLESKIEKVAEIPSIGGSAIDAYGNIYLSNVEKRSIDCIKPDGSVETLIQDDRLETPDALIIVNGWIYVPAPQIEFLSQNNQGEDHTHSPWSIYRFRLPYKTRKY from the coding sequence GTGCAACGTAGACAATTTATAAGCGGCAGCCTTGCAATAATATGTCTCACAAAATCGACATTTTCTTTTGCAAAAATGATTAGCACACCCGCTTTAGAACGTAGCTTTACATCGCCCTGGTTGGCAAATGGTATAGCTATCTCATCAAGTGGGGCCACTTTTATCAATCTGCCGCGTTTTAAAGGGCATTTTGATTCGCCTGGGTTAGCCCGCATTACGCTTAATGGCCCTGTTGCTTTTCCCGGTAACCAATGGAACCAATGGCATGCTGAAGACGACGGGACAAATACTCTGGTTAATATAAATGCTTGCCACATATTTAATGATGATTTGGTTTGGGTGGTTGACCAGGGAGCACCTCAGGGCGATAAACCTAAAGCGGGAGCCGCGAAATTGGTTGCGTTTGATATCAATTCAGGCGAAGCGAAAAATATTATCCGGTTCGATGATAATTCATTGCCAGATGGTGGCTCGCCAAACGATCTTCGCATTCATGGTGAGCTGATTTATGTTACTGATTCAGGATTAGGTGGGATAATCATCCATAACCTTAAAAGTGGCCATACCATACGAAGGCTATCGGCATCGGTGCTGTTACGTAAACCTTATGACTTAGTGCAGAAAGGATTCAAAGGCAGAGTGTTGCAGGATGCCAGGGGAAAAAGACCGGAAGTACACAGTGATGTAATCGAAGTTACTGCCGATGGCGAATGGCTTTATTATTCAACACCGACGGGTCCGCTCTATCGAATACGTACCAAATATCTTCTCGATAATTCCTATACTGACAGTATGCTTGAATCTAAAATTGAAAAAGTAGCCGAAATTCCATCAATTGGGGGTTCAGCCATAGATGCCTATGGAAATATTTATTTATCCAATGTTGAGAAAAGGTCAATTGATTGCATAAAGCCAGACGGCTCAGTTGAGACACTTATTCAGGATGACCGATTAGAGACACCCGATGCTTTAATTATTGTCAATGGATGGATCTATGTTCCTGCGCCGCAAATAGAATTTCTTAGCCAAAATAATCAGGGTGAAGATCACACGCATTCACCCTGGTCAATATATCGTTTCCGTTTGCCTTATAAGACACGCAAATACTGA
- a CDS encoding sugar porter family MFS transporter, whose protein sequence is MQNNSRCNARYVYSLCCIATLGGVMFGYSTGVISGTVDSIQAHFQLDPSQTGWVVSSIFVGCIIGSLAAGKLADKLGRKPVLLLATLAFALSAVGSTFADSFVLFSSARIVAGLGIGLAGTVAPMYMGEISPASIRGKASGIFNLSLVGSQTLVFLVNYLIGRGMSETWLIDEGWRWMMGAQFVPVIMMLFCTLILPESPQWCINHQQGEKALRVLKKIYPDLNQEEARQIISMRSEPSSSAKGSSSLSYIWHTPVLRYALLIGCSIAILQQLTGASIVMYYAPLILNTGDMSKDTLLFQTIFIGLLNALGSFIAMNLYDRFGRLPVMKIGTIGSIVSLLLLSLSMLNPNSGYLAICSALLFMVMFAISWGAGCWVLISEIFPPRIKSYAMGMAVSFMWIFNFLVTQFFPVLNEIPVLQQAFNGAFSFWIFAAINLFCLLFLIRYVPETRGVALDDIEQLLADRIKLNNTSHSSAVSSASTENLGGKHD, encoded by the coding sequence ATGCAGAATAATAGTCGATGTAATGCTCGCTATGTGTATTCATTATGCTGCATTGCCACTCTCGGTGGTGTGATGTTTGGTTATTCAACCGGTGTGATTTCAGGCACTGTTGATTCAATTCAGGCGCATTTTCAACTCGATCCCTCTCAAACTGGGTGGGTAGTATCAAGTATCTTTGTGGGTTGTATTATCGGTTCTCTTGCTGCGGGAAAATTAGCGGATAAGCTAGGACGCAAACCCGTACTTCTCCTCGCCACCCTGGCTTTTGCATTATCAGCCGTGGGTTCGACTTTCGCAGATTCTTTTGTTTTATTCTCTTCAGCACGTATTGTCGCGGGCTTGGGTATTGGGTTAGCTGGAACGGTTGCACCGATGTACATGGGCGAAATTTCACCTGCCAGTATAAGAGGGAAAGCCTCGGGTATATTTAACCTTTCGCTTGTAGGTTCTCAAACACTGGTATTTCTCGTCAATTACCTCATTGGTCGTGGTATGTCCGAAACTTGGCTGATAGATGAGGGCTGGCGCTGGATGATGGGGGCACAGTTTGTTCCCGTCATCATGATGCTATTCTGCACGCTGATCCTTCCTGAATCTCCTCAATGGTGTATAAATCATCAGCAAGGCGAAAAAGCGTTGCGTGTACTCAAAAAAATCTATCCAGATCTTAATCAGGAAGAGGCTCGACAGATTATCTCAATGCGCAGTGAACCCAGCAGTAGCGCTAAAGGAAGCAGTTCACTGTCATATATTTGGCATACACCCGTGCTGCGCTACGCATTGCTCATCGGCTGTAGCATTGCAATTTTGCAACAGCTTACTGGTGCAAGTATCGTTATGTATTACGCTCCATTGATCCTAAATACAGGTGATATGAGTAAGGATACTCTTCTTTTTCAGACTATTTTCATAGGCCTGCTAAATGCTTTAGGTTCATTCATAGCGATGAATCTTTATGATCGCTTTGGTCGTTTACCAGTGATGAAAATTGGGACTATAGGTTCCATTGTGTCTCTACTGTTATTGTCATTAAGTATGCTTAATCCAAATAGTGGTTACCTCGCTATCTGTTCCGCATTGCTTTTTATGGTTATGTTCGCCATCAGTTGGGGGGCTGGATGCTGGGTGCTAATATCAGAAATCTTCCCGCCTCGTATAAAAAGTTATGCGATGGGAATGGCTGTGAGTTTTATGTGGATATTTAATTTCCTTGTGACCCAATTCTTTCCTGTTTTAAATGAGATTCCGGTTTTACAGCAGGCATTTAATGGCGCATTTTCATTTTGGATCTTTGCCGCTATTAACCTCTTTTGTCTACTCTTCCTCATACGATATGTCCCTGAGACGCGCGGTGTAGCACTAGACGATATTGAACAATTACTTGCCGATCGTATCAAGCTCAACAACACATCCCATTCATCTGCTGTTTCATCCGCTTCAACCGAAAATTTGGGAGGTAAACATGATTAA
- a CDS encoding sugar porter family MFS transporter, whose product MYNKTHLQNPQRMRLITIVSTIGGLCFGYDTGVISGALIFMKYDLNLTPAQEGFITSFLLFGAALGSLFGGYLSDKQGRRKNLLWVAAIFMFGALGTAFAWDVPSMIVARFILGLAVGCASVTVPIYISELARADQRERMVTVNELMIVTGQFLAYSVNAAIVNLYPEMQHNWRIMLAIPALPGALLWIGMLMMPESPRFFIRRGETEKAVKVLKTLRLPEEVDREVKEIQQIVKADQLKFNLFAELKNRWVIQLVLIGLMIVLATRVTGVNTIMYYAPTVLKATGLGDAAAVTGAVANGIISVLATLLGMALIGKHSRRKMFFTGQAGVTISLLLIGLAFKLFFHTETINGVETLHANFANAPYVILGLMLVFLVFMQGWIAPVFWLMLAEIYPLRMRGVGMGFAVFGLWMFDFMIQSIFPYLLSHYGGGMTFGFFGATNIIMLLLLVKYLPETRGLTLEQIEKKFRF is encoded by the coding sequence ATGTATAATAAAACTCACCTGCAGAACCCGCAACGTATGCGGCTAATCACTATTGTGTCAACAATAGGTGGTTTATGCTTCGGTTATGATACGGGCGTTATTTCAGGCGCTCTAATATTTATGAAATATGATCTTAATTTGACGCCTGCTCAGGAAGGATTTATTACTTCTTTCCTATTGTTCGGTGCAGCTTTAGGATCCTTATTTGGCGGTTATCTCTCCGATAAACAGGGGCGTAGAAAAAACTTATTATGGGTTGCCGCAATCTTTATGTTTGGAGCATTAGGTACTGCCTTCGCCTGGGATGTTCCATCCATGATAGTCGCGCGATTTATACTTGGCTTAGCGGTAGGTTGTGCTTCAGTAACCGTCCCAATTTATATTTCTGAACTGGCTCGCGCCGACCAACGAGAAAGAATGGTTACAGTCAATGAATTAATGATAGTTACTGGACAATTTCTCGCGTATTCAGTCAATGCTGCCATTGTTAACCTTTACCCTGAAATGCAGCATAACTGGCGCATCATGTTAGCCATTCCAGCATTACCTGGTGCACTTTTGTGGATAGGTATGCTAATGATGCCCGAATCACCACGCTTCTTTATACGACGCGGTGAAACTGAAAAAGCAGTTAAAGTTTTGAAAACGCTTCGTCTTCCGGAAGAAGTTGATAGAGAAGTAAAAGAAATACAGCAGATCGTTAAAGCAGATCAGCTGAAGTTTAATCTTTTTGCCGAATTAAAGAATCGGTGGGTGATTCAACTGGTGTTAATCGGCTTAATGATTGTATTAGCAACACGAGTAACAGGTGTTAATACCATAATGTACTACGCTCCAACTGTACTCAAAGCTACAGGTCTCGGCGATGCAGCTGCAGTCACGGGAGCGGTCGCAAATGGAATTATTTCCGTATTGGCAACACTCCTTGGCATGGCATTAATTGGAAAACACTCACGTCGTAAAATGTTCTTTACCGGTCAGGCTGGCGTCACTATCAGTCTGCTTTTAATCGGTTTGGCGTTTAAATTATTTTTCCATACCGAAACTATTAATGGTGTAGAAACACTCCATGCCAATTTCGCTAATGCACCCTATGTAATCCTCGGTCTTATGCTGGTATTTCTGGTATTTATGCAGGGGTGGATCGCACCGGTATTCTGGTTGATGTTAGCTGAAATATATCCATTGCGAATGCGCGGCGTAGGAATGGGCTTTGCTGTATTTGGACTGTGGATGTTTGATTTCATGATTCAATCTATTTTTCCGTACCTGTTAAGCCATTACGGTGGTGGCATGACTTTCGGATTCTTTGGCGCGACTAACATCATTATGCTTCTTCTGTTGGTGAAATACTTGCCAGAAACACGCGGATTGACTTTAGAGCAAATTGAAAAGAAATTTCGCTTTTAA
- a CDS encoding Gfo/Idh/MocA family protein, with protein MTVNIGLIGLGMIGRDHLKRFSNVITGARVTAVCDINHTAADAVANEYGATAFYDALEMINSELIDAVFICSIGPVHKDQILASFKAGKPVFCEKPLTPTADESKEIIDAEVRAGKRLLQLGFMRRFDPGYQALKKTIDGGELGDIMLIHCAHRNPSVPEGYTLEMAVNDSATHEIDIIRYLLNENITSVRVDKPGKKTRRAQPHLQDPLIVIFETESGVRIDDELFVNCQYGYDIRCEVIGENSIGALNEQQLITTRSLNGNAQHIAQSCMERFATAYDREVQTFVDNVNAQREMTGPSSWDGYVVALVCDAGLASLKDGAKHDVIIPSQPALYL; from the coding sequence ATGACTGTAAATATTGGTTTGATTGGTCTCGGTATGATTGGCCGTGATCATCTTAAGCGCTTCAGTAATGTTATTACCGGTGCGCGGGTAACTGCCGTTTGTGATATTAATCATACAGCAGCAGATGCAGTGGCAAATGAATACGGTGCAACGGCATTTTATGATGCGTTAGAAATGATAAATTCAGAATTAATTGATGCAGTCTTCATTTGTTCGATTGGCCCGGTTCATAAAGACCAGATACTTGCTTCATTTAAAGCCGGTAAACCTGTGTTTTGTGAGAAGCCGTTGACACCTACCGCCGATGAATCCAAAGAAATTATTGATGCTGAAGTGAGGGCAGGGAAACGCCTGCTCCAACTTGGTTTCATGCGCCGCTTTGATCCGGGTTATCAGGCGTTGAAAAAGACAATTGATGGCGGAGAACTCGGCGATATTATGCTCATTCATTGTGCTCACCGAAATCCTTCCGTTCCGGAAGGTTACACTTTGGAAATGGCAGTTAATGACTCAGCTACGCATGAAATTGATATCATTCGTTATTTGTTAAATGAGAATATAACATCTGTCCGCGTGGATAAACCGGGGAAAAAAACTCGTCGTGCGCAACCACATTTGCAAGATCCATTAATCGTGATTTTTGAGACAGAATCTGGTGTTCGTATAGATGATGAACTCTTCGTAAATTGTCAATATGGTTATGACATCCGTTGCGAAGTCATTGGTGAAAATTCCATTGGGGCACTCAATGAGCAGCAGTTAATAACGACTCGATCGTTGAATGGTAACGCGCAACACATTGCTCAATCCTGTATGGAGCGCTTCGCTACCGCCTACGACCGCGAGGTACAAACTTTTGTTGATAACGTTAACGCCCAGCGTGAGATGACAGGCCCATCATCATGGGATGGGTATGTTGTCGCTCTCGTCTGCGATGCTGGTTTAGCATCGCTAAAAGATGGTGCAAAACATGACGTTATTATTCCATCTCAGCCTGCTCTCTATCTTTGA
- a CDS encoding sugar phosphate isomerase/epimerase, which translates to MIKALHGISTHYCNVVTEARIAAETGYDGLEFLHYKLLRYLDNGGSTSSLKKLVHGFGLQTSCLNALIDIERYRDGSKQQMLTEATRLTQIASELECPTIQILAQHGIDHLPKTQILEIMTENISDIAAIGEQYGVRYQIEVIAHTKFNTLEQALEVIRRIDKPNVGLVIDFWHLFATGTTTPDDIKKLDPSLIFGVHFCDGRKPLPGEAWEETVLRAYMPGEGDIDIQAWTDAVRATGFDGVWSAELFSPARWEMDHAVLAKQVIENMNYYLK; encoded by the coding sequence ATGATTAAGGCATTGCACGGTATTTCAACACATTATTGCAACGTAGTGACTGAAGCGCGTATCGCAGCAGAAACCGGTTACGACGGACTTGAGTTTCTACACTATAAATTACTGCGTTACCTTGATAACGGCGGCAGTACCAGCAGTTTGAAGAAGTTGGTACACGGCTTTGGATTACAAACATCTTGCCTGAATGCGCTAATTGATATTGAGCGTTATAGGGACGGTTCTAAGCAACAAATGCTGACTGAAGCAACGAGGTTAACGCAGATAGCTTCAGAGCTTGAGTGTCCGACAATTCAGATACTTGCACAGCATGGCATCGATCATCTTCCTAAAACGCAGATACTCGAAATAATGACTGAAAATATTTCGGACATAGCTGCCATTGGCGAGCAGTATGGTGTGCGTTATCAGATTGAGGTTATTGCTCATACCAAATTTAATACATTGGAGCAGGCACTTGAAGTCATTCGGCGCATCGATAAACCTAACGTTGGGCTGGTCATAGATTTCTGGCATTTATTTGCTACGGGTACCACTACACCTGACGATATTAAAAAACTAGATCCATCCCTTATCTTCGGTGTGCATTTTTGTGATGGCCGTAAGCCTTTACCTGGGGAGGCATGGGAGGAAACGGTGCTACGTGCTTATATGCCAGGGGAAGGAGATATTGATATTCAGGCCTGGACAGATGCTGTTAGAGCTACAGGCTTTGATGGCGTATGGTCTGCTGAATTGTTTAGTCCAGCGCGCTGGGAAATGGACCATGCTGTCCTTGCAAAACAGGTAATTGAAAACATGAATTATTACTTAAAGTAA
- a CDS encoding PTS sugar transporter subunit IIA: MTLLFHLSLLSIFDYNYKRKIMMKLAEDALHLNCRAATKTEAIKFTADALEKNGFVKPGFYAGMLAREEHVSTYIGSGIAFPHCAKENLNLVNKTGFHVFQFPNGVSWGAGKVVFIVVAVAATQNEHIQVLADIADLLGNEVKTYLLANAKSKQEFIELFEQP, encoded by the coding sequence ATGACGTTATTATTCCATCTCAGCCTGCTCTCTATCTTTGATTATAACTATAAGAGAAAAATCATGATGAAACTTGCTGAAGATGCTCTGCATTTAAATTGTCGTGCAGCAACAAAAACTGAGGCAATAAAATTCACCGCAGATGCATTAGAAAAAAACGGTTTTGTTAAGCCAGGTTTTTATGCGGGTATGTTAGCGCGTGAGGAACATGTATCTACTTATATCGGCTCAGGAATTGCATTTCCGCATTGTGCTAAAGAGAACCTCAATCTGGTGAACAAAACAGGTTTTCATGTTTTTCAATTTCCAAATGGCGTTAGTTGGGGAGCTGGAAAAGTCGTTTTCATAGTTGTCGCTGTGGCTGCAACACAAAATGAACATATCCAGGTGTTGGCAGACATTGCGGATCTATTAGGTAACGAAGTGAAAACTTACTTATTAGCAAATGCTAAATCCAAACAAGAATTTATTGAACTATTTGAACAGCCTTAA
- a CDS encoding sugar phosphate isomerase/epimerase, with product MKLALCTDVLADLPFSAMLDKVQSYGINGVEMTAGGWSPCPHVKTEELLASPEKLELFKEELAQRNIRIVALNCSGNPLAPGELGETHTKSSYRAVELAGRLGVKKIVMMSGLPGGGPDDRVPNWITSTISWPDYMPGVIDYQWNDVAIPWWKKFVQHAKNHGVEQIAIEEFPCQLVYNPSTLLRLRNAVDEMIGINLDPSHLIAMGADPIAAARKLEGAVFHVHGKDARIERGLADVDGLMEYQPVTNTKTRTWNYVAVGCGQDLKWWKEFFSVLRMTGYDGDVSLEMEDLTMSVEAGLQTSIDALNATLSR from the coding sequence ATGAAACTTGCATTGTGTACGGATGTGCTCGCTGATTTGCCGTTTTCGGCGATGCTGGATAAGGTCCAAAGTTATGGTATCAATGGTGTTGAGATGACCGCAGGCGGCTGGTCGCCATGTCCTCATGTCAAAACCGAAGAGTTACTCGCTTCACCTGAAAAACTTGAACTATTTAAAGAGGAACTGGCTCAGCGCAATATACGCATTGTTGCTTTGAATTGTTCCGGTAACCCACTGGCTCCAGGTGAATTGGGCGAAACACACACTAAAAGTAGTTACCGCGCAGTTGAATTGGCAGGCAGGCTTGGTGTTAAGAAAATAGTGATGATGAGTGGCCTGCCTGGCGGTGGACCTGATGATCGTGTTCCAAACTGGATTACGTCTACTATTTCATGGCCAGATTATATGCCAGGTGTCATTGACTACCAATGGAATGATGTTGCCATTCCATGGTGGAAAAAGTTTGTACAGCACGCTAAAAATCACGGGGTTGAGCAAATTGCTATTGAAGAGTTCCCATGTCAGCTTGTTTATAATCCATCTACATTATTGCGCCTGCGTAATGCCGTAGATGAGATGATTGGCATCAACCTTGACCCTTCACATTTAATAGCTATGGGCGCTGATCCCATAGCTGCGGCACGTAAACTTGAAGGTGCAGTGTTCCATGTACACGGCAAAGATGCACGTATTGAGCGAGGACTTGCAGACGTTGATGGACTTATGGAGTATCAGCCTGTCACCAACACTAAAACGCGTACGTGGAATTATGTCGCAGTGGGCTGTGGTCAAGATCTGAAATGGTGGAAAGAATTCTTCTCCGTCTTGCGAATGACAGGTTATGACGGTGATGTTTCACTTGAAATGGAGGATCTCACTATGAGTGTTGAAGCCGGATTACAAACTTCAATTGACGCGCTTAATGCAACGCTGAGTCGGTAA
- a CDS encoding AraC family transcriptional regulator: MLTFCLNEHPFSHGFENSLRPRLKFICKAEGPEAAIPRVMHKHDDRFEIMFIRSGCGVYNIDGRSYDVKKGDIMLFNANVLHDEQPTASEELMIFSCGVEQLKVDGLPMNVLTPRTQPTVMPSGEFYGEICQLFDQMWSHVSCKRLYSSEIGDNLLNVLLLICRNLWMGHKHEQETDTILLGQRVKDYIDNHYKEDIALSTITAALSMNQFYLAHAFKDYSGYSPKHYQTRRRIGEAQNLLLSTDLGVTEVANAVGYDNVNNFHRIFHNLVGIPPARYKKFWLTGQVKT; encoded by the coding sequence ATGCTGACCTTTTGCCTCAATGAACATCCCTTTTCCCATGGCTTCGAAAACAGCCTGCGACCACGCCTAAAATTTATATGTAAGGCAGAGGGACCAGAAGCGGCAATACCACGAGTGATGCATAAACACGATGATCGCTTTGAAATCATGTTCATTCGTTCTGGCTGCGGTGTCTATAACATCGATGGACGAAGCTACGATGTCAAAAAAGGGGACATCATGCTTTTTAACGCCAATGTCTTGCATGATGAACAACCGACGGCCTCGGAGGAGTTGATGATCTTCAGTTGCGGTGTTGAGCAGCTAAAAGTAGATGGTTTACCTATGAATGTATTGACACCTCGTACTCAACCTACTGTCATGCCTAGTGGCGAGTTCTACGGTGAAATTTGTCAACTATTTGATCAGATGTGGTCCCACGTCAGTTGCAAACGTCTTTACAGCTCTGAGATTGGCGACAATTTGCTAAATGTGTTGCTTTTAATTTGTCGCAATTTATGGATGGGCCACAAGCATGAGCAGGAAACGGACACCATTTTGCTTGGCCAGCGTGTTAAAGATTATATTGACAATCATTATAAAGAAGACATTGCATTAAGCACAATTACTGCAGCACTCAGCATGAACCAATTTTATCTTGCACATGCATTTAAAGATTACTCAGGTTATTCACCTAAGCATTATCAAACAAGGCGTCGCATTGGCGAAGCACAAAACTTATTACTTAGTACGGACTTGGGCGTAACTGAAGTTGCTAATGCAGTCGGTTACGATAACGTTAATAATTTCCATAGAATATTCCATAACCTTGTCGGCATTCCACCTGCGCGATATAAAAAATTCTGGCTAACGGGTCAAGTTAAGACTTAA